TTGGACcaacattttaaagaatgttAGCGGACGTGAATCCAATATTTAGAACAATGGTTTGCtgctatttaaatatttatacctCAAGTTCAATCAAACaagtttaatcattttttgtCAGGGTTGGAAAAATATGAATAAGTTGTATCTGTGTTCCCGTATGAAGGACAAAAGCTAataattttaatacatttgagaGAACCATAAATGGCAAGGCAAAGGCAAAACAGAAAATCCTCTATTATATTTACAGTGCTGTCAAAAAGTACTCCAGTGCAGCAGTGCTGCAGTGAGAGAAACTTAGGAAGTGTTTGTGTCATTACTGTGACAACGTAACCGTAGCAGGTTGAAGAATTCTTTCGGTTTTTGAGCCAAGTGTTTGGAGGACTGACTGGCCGGTTTTAACTGTAGCTCCATGGACGCTAAGAATATTACACATAGACACACTCTTGCAGACACATGTTATCGGCTGCACGGGTGTATCAGGTTCATAAGTATGTGTACAAAGATGTCAGCACACATGTATTTTTACTGTGGATCAGCacacaattttaaacatttcaatttgCTGTTAGTACACTTGTAAACCATAATTGCATATATGCAAACCCAACAAGCAacctgacacagacacacacacacacacaaacagaaccgTGTACGCTGATTTCTTTTTAGCACATACACCTCCGCTGGATTGTGATTCTGCAGAGAaccagaggaggaagtgggAGGTGGTAGTGCAGAGAGGAGTGGGAGAAGAGAGCTGAAGTGGCGGCAAGAGTGTCGGAGGAAAATAATCGAAGAAGCATGGGggaaaaggaaggagggagggtgtAGACCGATgattaggagggggggggagtcatgTTCAGATTTGAAGCTAATGCAGCCTAAAACCGTTCAGACTCAGCTGTGGGCAAAAAGCAGCTGATTCacaacctcttcctcctcatgtcTCATTCTCTCTTCCTGCGCCTCACCAAGATATTGATATTCAGGCAGATGCAGACCAGGGACCTTGTGTCCATGCTGGTGAGATGGCGCAGCTTCCGCTTGCATGTGTGATTGTCCAATATTTGCATGTGAATTTAAGCTTGCGCCGCCTGTGTATGTGAATGCtgcgtttgtgtctgggtgTTTCACCGATCGATTAATTGGctgattgattaattgattaactGCTGCTCATAAAGAAAAGCTGAGCTATTGATGACATTTGAAGACGAGGGCTTATGAAGCTGCTCGTTGTGTTTGTTCACGCAGAAATGTGATTTCATACCAAGCATGATGCTTGAACTTCCCAGTGAAAATAGAGGGTTTTCTCTGCCTTTTAGTGAACATGAAGTCAACATCACAGATGTCAGCTACTGGCTTTTGTAACCACAAAAGAATACTCTTGCTACTGATGATGTtacattacactacatgtcatgTGTGATGTTAACTGTTCACAAAAATCAATCAAGGGTTGAAAGAGTTTtcaacaataaaatatttatggAGTTAGTATAGATGTATTGTACACATGTACAATTCTTTTACCTTttaccttttaaaaacaaatccaacAATGTAGCTACAGAGGAGCTGACTGTTAATTTGCAATATTGTGTTATCGATGCTCACTGGCTCGCTGATTAGAGCTGTGACGGTCCTCATCAGTTATACTGCTTCTACACATATGCATTCTATTACACTAAAGTGAGACTATGGACTTCaagagtacacacacatacacactgccCTGCCTCAGCATGGATTTTAGCTGagtcagagtgtgtgtatgtgtgtgtgtactcttgAAGTCCATAGtctcacttttcttttgctttctctttctctgtgtagCCAAACCTCAAACCTCTCTGAGACAGCCGAACCACCGCGGGCGAGGTGGGGctagaggaggaggcggcggaggccGAGGGGGGGTGCATGGAGACTTCAGACAGGCCAGGGACATGAGGGATGGCCAGTCAGAGGGCAAGACTGGGGCGCATCCGAACAAGATGCATCCGAACACACCCAACAGGAAAGAGAATCAATCTGCCGAGAGGTAAGCAGTTAAACACTGTTTCTTCACTTAAAATAAGTTGCTGAAGTGAAATCATGTTATCATGCTTAAAAAAGTAGGAAAATAGCAATTTTGCTTTCAAAATTTGATTTGTCGCAGGCCTTTGGAATGAAAACACTACTTTTGCTGTCTGCAATGCAACATGATTTCAACACGTCCCCCATTCTTCCTTTGTGCCtttcccttttgtctttttgtctcgtcatctctccctctgtccccctcctctcctcctacctATGTGGTCTGAGCTGAATCAGAATAGGCCGCGGGTGAAAGGGAGCCGGGTTTAGCTCTGATGGTTTCTGAGTGCAAACCGCCTCCCTGCTGTTGCATTTTCGGCACTAGACTGATTATGTACTCACTAGATCATTCTggttctctctctgtttgtctaaCCTTTCTGCTCTCACTTACTCACTCCTGTGTTTTCGCTTTGCGGCTTGATCTATGTGTTTGGCATCGTCCGTTGTTCATCATTGTTCCCTCTCTTTCTGACACTGGGTAAATGTATAAGTAGATTGCTCATAATGACCTTCCATTTTTCCAGTAATTGGGCCAAATCTATTTTTCCTATTCTTAAATCAATACCTATTCCAATAGACAACAGCTTCAGATGGCTACTGTCAACCACGCTCACTAGAATGAGTTGAAAAACCTACTTATATATTATTGAAGAAGCCATCTAGAGGTATTGTGAGATATTATCTATCTGGCTCACATCCATCCACGTCCCTGTTTGTCCATCCACTGTGAAAACAACTGACATCAGTCCTCTTGTCAGTGTCACCATGGCGGTCCAGTGTACCGCTGGCCTTCAGACGCACAATGGGGCGGCTGGGTGGGACGCCCGGTGTGTTGGCGGGGCTCACGAGCCAAGAGCAGGGGGACGTGAGCCCTTTCTAATCCCTGCTCTATTCTCTGGCAGATTAACACTTCTAAACCAACACAGAGTGAATCAGCAAATCTCTCTGTTTCCCCCTGGATCTTCCATTAGACAGTATGCTGGCAGGCCAGCAATATGATCATTTGTGCGCAAGTATGTGTGTGCCTGCAGGTGTACTATGGCAGCGGTCCCCAACCTTCTTTGCCTCACAGACCGGTTTCATGTTAGACAATATTTCGCGGACCCGTCTTAAAGATGGGGCAGATAAACACAACGAATCAAATAGAGGTTTAGGAATTGAGGAGACTGGTCTTTACCttgatgaaaatgttttgaatgtgcTCAATATGCTGTGTCTGCTTAGGGAGAGAAGTACGAGGGTGAGGTTGTGTTAGAGGATCTTTTATCCGGACAGTTTCACAGAATTGGATgtaaatactaatactaataatttTGATTTAATATTTCAGAATATTTTTCAACTCAGTTCTTATTGAGAAGACAGCTGGCCTTCTCAATAAGAACTGTGTGGCCTCCTCACACTGGTCAAAAAAGGTGGTGGATGCAAAATATAGAAATCTTTTAATAACAGACTTGTCACTGACTGAGCAATAGCATCTACAGAACAATGCAGTACTTTGTGTGCTGTGCCCACGACCCTTTGTTTGAGAGGTACGCAGAGGTGTGAAGATTAATGGTTTGTATTATAGGACAAGCAAAAAAAGCAGCCTTGCACTGGACTTGATTTTCTGTCTAGACTTTGAGGCCagcgtctttttttaaatgtaaaatccaAAATGCAGCACAAGGCCATAACAAGCCATGCCGTAAAATGCTTTTCCTTCTGaaagcagaaataaaatgttgtttcaaGTCTTTCCTGCGCAATTTTCTATAACTATAAAGTATTGCTCCTCCTTGTTCTGTTCACTTGTGTGCAGGTCAGAAAAGCGGATGACCCTCCCTTCACGGTTCCAGAAGGAGGTGCATGCTCACCTTTCCAGAAACCCCCAAACGACTGGCCGTACGTAGATGGCTGTTTTTCATTATGCTAAAAATACTGTAACTTTTGGTCCTTTAAACGTACCAGAAATGCTTCTCCCAACCTGGAAAACTGCAAACATCCATGCAAATGCTGGCTCGCTGCTCTAAGCGTCAGAGGGATGGTAAATTCTAAAAATAAGCAAACAAACGGCGTACcccgtcttttttcttctttcaacccTACAGCACCCGTGAATCTTAACGAAAGCGTCAACTCAGGGAAAGAAAAGCCCTACAACCCTGAGGAGGTCCAGCGGCGCATAAGTGAGATTCTGGGGAAGTACAGCAACGGGTTCTGGGTGTCCAAGCTGCCGCAGATCTACAGGGAGCTGTATAAACAGGACATGCCCACTGAGGCCATTAAAGACTTGGAGACCTGGATACACATATGCACTGTATGTATGCCCTATGTTACTGTATCTATTTGTTTGAATTTCTGGCAAATAATTATATTTGCTCTTTTAGAATAAACATTGTTTAAGTTGTATCATATGTAGAACATTTGTGTATATAGCGGTAGCTGTATATCACCTTATGTTTTTCAGAAAACTCAGTACTAGAGATAGTATGCACAAAATCCTAAAAGAAGAACCCACAAAGCTCTGCATAGAACACAGAATGCTTCAGTTGATTTTACTTATGTAGCGTAATTCAATCAGAGAACATTTTTCTTAACGGTTCTGAATAGTTCATCAATAATACTATGCAGTGATGCATTTCAGAGGCTTACAACACATTAATACCAATTCTGATGATATGTTGGGAGCAACAATGTCATGAATGTCATGTTCAGTCTTTACTACCTACAAAATGATTTTATAATGCATAATATGTTTTTCCCCTTTATTGTGTTAGGTAGAGAAAACCTGCAGCAACTCATCAGAGTTGCTGCTTTACCCGGCCAAGAAACAGACCACCACAtcctcccccccgcccatcCTCAACCCAAACTCCACCTCAGCCCCCGTGCCCAATTCCAGCACCCCACAAGACCAACCTGTGCAGTCCCCCACCCAGACgacaccctccaccccccagctGACTCACTCTGGTTCCTGCTCTCCCAAGACTACAACATCATCCTCCTCGTCACCcagtcctccctcctcccctgccACCCTAAGCCCCGACCTGAAGCTGaaactggaggagctgctggtgaaGTACTCCAATGGCCTGTGGGCCCACGCGTTGCCCAAGCTCTTCCAGGACACGTACAAAGTCAGTAACAATTTGAAACACTATCATAATATGGTCATTACCCAATTCAGGAGCTTGCTGCGCTTGATATGtttaaagataaatatatatatatccaattttattcatttgcaaGTTCAAACTTCCCGGACATGTTCTGGAAAATCTTCACCTCCTCTCCGGCATCTGCACTATCGACTACCCTATGCCTGACAACCCAAAGAGGGCCATCTTGTACAAGGGGAGTAGCAGTGCTGGTGGTAGAGAAGGAATAGAAGATGAGAACTGTAATAGGAGGAACTCCTCAGCCAGTGAGGGGGAGCTGAgggtgagggagaagctggGGAGGAGGCTCAGTAACCATGTGGTGCCCTCTCTGCATATACCCAAAGACGAGTACCCCTCTGTGCTTGTGGTGGAGGCCACCAACACCAATGGAGTTATAATCCGGTAGGTTGGAGAACCGTATGTGGGAATGTACTGTGAGACTTAACAGTTCGGACTCTCAGACAATCTACCTCTCCTTCCCACCCAGGTACATTGGCGAGGGTTACTCCTTGGCCCAGGAGGCCATGGAAGATGAAATGAGGGTGTTTTATGATGTTAACCAAAGACGTCCAACTCCCCTGTCATCTCCGTCCTCTGGCCAGCTGGTTGCTGTccgggccgaggaggaggaggagattcttaGGGGGCGGGTGTGCGAGGTCATGGCTGACAAGGTCAAGGTGAGAACTCAAGGAAATAACTAGTCATTGAATGCCATGTGAAGGATCCAAAACCACTCAATTAAAGTAAACCTTTCACCTCTGTAGGTGCACTATGTGGATCATGGCTTCTCAGAGGTCATCAGCAAAACCAAAGTGTTGGAGCTGCATGAGAGGTTTTTCAAACTGCCTTTCCAGGCAACTAAATGTAAACTGGCAGGTTAGTCTGaattaggaaaaaaaacactcttttccttttccttcttgttttcCCCTCTCCGCCATATTTTATTGGACTATGTGCGTGTaacagttttttgtgtgtttgcgtgtccaGGTCTGGAGCCATTCTGTCAGGAGCCTGCTGTGCTGAAGAAGTTTGAGACAATGGCGAGTGGAAAAATCCTATTGGCAGAGATCATAGACAGAGGGCAGACCCCGATTGCCGTCCTGTATGACACGTCGCAGGATGATGATGTCAACATCAATGCTGCCTGTATGAAAACCCTGCAGGACAAGACGCTCACCAGCCCGTTACAGGTACAGCAGGGCAGACATTGTGATGCGTGTGCGTTGTtcggtcagtgtgtgtgtgtgtgtgtgtgtgtggcacactAAACTCTTCTCTCTGGCTCTTCTAAGGTGAACAGCACTTATATGAACGTGACTGTGAGAAGCGTCTGCTCAGATGGTACCATCTACTGTCAGCTGCCCTCCAGAGGCCTTGCCAAGCTGAATGAGATACTGGAGAACATAGAGACGTACTTCCAATCACAGGTTTATAACTTGCTACATTTCATGTCTCAGTGACTTTTGAAAccttcaaaatgtacaaatgtgcCAAAGAGTTCCATTATGGACCAAAATCAAGCTAAAATTTGCAGCATTGTTACAGGGTCTTTTATTACAGTGAACATGGGGACTAATATATCTCAACCTAATTCTTCTTGGATCACCAAATGTGTCATGATCTACAgagaacacacatacacatattatatacatatatatatatatatgtatatatacttgtctgtgttttatttagCCTTTTTAGTATTAACATCTAAATTTGATGTGGTGACTGTGGAGGCCATTTAAGTTCAGAGAAAAGAACTTACACTGTTGTCTTTTGTGGATGTATCTGGGCTGTATTTTTGTCTTTCAGGCAGAGTTGTTGACAGGTTAAGATTAGTTTGATAATCTAAGCCACCTAATCTGTTAGCAGCACAGTGGAGCTTATGTTTTTTCTAGCTTTGCCACTGCAGCCCTTTAAAGCTCATAGTTGCAGCCCACTAATGCATTAACTCTGGGTTTTGATAAACACAATGGAAAGTCTGGTATTGTATTTTAACGATTTGCAATTTTAGTTAGTGTATTTGAATCCATCGATCATGCAGGAGAGTAATAGTAATGTTACGCTTGCTATTTACATTACATACTTCATAACAATGATCTCCACGAGCAGTAATAAGCTGGATGGactagttttgttttttctagtCAAGTGGATGTGAGAATAACTCCCACAGtgtatatttatagttaatttgtTAGGGTGACTCCCACTGCTGGTTGTCATGAATCAACTGTGAATGAATGTAGGGTTAAATTTAATTAATCATAATTCAGAT
This sequence is a window from Pungitius pungitius chromosome 1, fPunPun2.1, whole genome shotgun sequence. Protein-coding genes within it:
- the tdrd7b gene encoding tudor domain-containing protein 7B isoform X1, producing MVDVEGVKKMLRAVLQANKGGVSLSRLQSEYKELTGEQIPHKQMGHNQLDALLASMPSVVCTERIRSGEMVYFASGAHQTAHLAKVVARQRSSKKTGRPHLVNTQMRVKPAAPLVLNAKPQTSLRQPNHRGRGGARGGGGGGRGGVHGDFRQARDMRDGQSEGKTGAHPNKMHPNTPNRKENQSAERSEKRMTLPSRFQKEVHAHLSRNPQTTGPPVNLNESVNSGKEKPYNPEEVQRRISEILGKYSNGFWVSKLPQIYRELYKQDMPTEAIKDLETWIHICTVEKTCSNSSELLLYPAKKQTTTSSPPPILNPNSTSAPVPNSSTPQDQPVQSPTQTTPSTPQLTHSGSCSPKTTTSSSSSPSPPSSPATLSPDLKLKLEELLVKYSNGLWAHALPKLFQDTYKFKLPGHVLENLHLLSGICTIDYPMPDNPKRAILYKGSSSAGGREGIEDENCNRRNSSASEGELRVREKLGRRLSNHVVPSLHIPKDEYPSVLVVEATNTNGVIIRYIGEGYSLAQEAMEDEMRVFYDVNQRRPTPLSSPSSGQLVAVRAEEEEEILRGRVCEVMADKVKVHYVDHGFSEVISKTKVLELHERFFKLPFQATKCKLAGLEPFCQEPAVLKKFETMASGKILLAEIIDRGQTPIAVLYDTSQDDDVNINAACMKTLQDKTLTSPLQVNSTYMNVTVRSVCSDGTIYCQLPSRGLAKLNEILENIETYFQSQVTSEFLVSNPFCGKVCLARYKGKWSRVEITNLHGRRVLDILFIDVGVQASVEVFELREFPPQFLRDLMAIPPQAVKCCLADLAVSVGSWTPDAVQWLREKVLNITDCSMKVAKVDETKRCTYVHLFTDKNFHDPSRSLNHQMAQSDLFQQQPDVFLTSHSPAKIFTTTLSSKTPSCGDYSNGSPTSTSSPGKPHLRRALSGPRGGGGGSTTSTSPPEAPSPPSSSLQLPPLLEFPPAGNNIDVYVSVACHPGHFVLQPWRDMYRLVVLMGEMILYYNKTEEKPLNIEKNHIYAAKIENSWHRVLVKGVLSNGLVSVYELDYGKHELVSCTQLRPLIKEFRQLPFQGITAQLAGLKPRQWSEEASIVFRNHVEKKPLVAQLEAVQEATNPWDRKLVVFLVDTSQEERDIWVHDIMAEFADEVTNKL
- the tdrd7b gene encoding tudor domain-containing protein 7B isoform X2; protein product: MRDGQSEGKTGAHPNKMHPNTPNRKENQSAERSEKRMTLPSRFQKEVHAHLSRNPQTTGPPVNLNESVNSGKEKPYNPEEVQRRISEILGKYSNGFWVSKLPQIYRELYKQDMPTEAIKDLETWIHICTVEKTCSNSSELLLYPAKKQTTTSSPPPILNPNSTSAPVPNSSTPQDQPVQSPTQTTPSTPQLTHSGSCSPKTTTSSSSSPSPPSSPATLSPDLKLKLEELLVKYSNGLWAHALPKLFQDTYKFKLPGHVLENLHLLSGICTIDYPMPDNPKRAILYKGSSSAGGREGIEDENCNRRNSSASEGELRVREKLGRRLSNHVVPSLHIPKDEYPSVLVVEATNTNGVIIRYIGEGYSLAQEAMEDEMRVFYDVNQRRPTPLSSPSSGQLVAVRAEEEEEILRGRVCEVMADKVKVHYVDHGFSEVISKTKVLELHERFFKLPFQATKCKLAGLEPFCQEPAVLKKFETMASGKILLAEIIDRGQTPIAVLYDTSQDDDVNINAACMKTLQDKTLTSPLQVNSTYMNVTVRSVCSDGTIYCQLPSRGLAKLNEILENIETYFQSQVTSEFLVSNPFCGKVCLARYKGKWSRVEITNLHGRRVLDILFIDVGVQASVEVFELREFPPQFLRDLMAIPPQAVKCCLADLAVSVGSWTPDAVQWLREKVLNITDCSMKVAKVDETKRCTYVHLFTDKNFHDPSRSLNHQMAQSDLFQQQPDVFLTSHSPAKIFTTTLSSKTPSCGDYSNGSPTSTSSPGKPHLRRALSGPRGGGGGSTTSTSPPEAPSPPSSSLQLPPLLEFPPAGNNIDVYVSVACHPGHFVLQPWRDMYRLVVLMGEMILYYNKTEEKPLNIEKNHIYAAKIENSWHRVLVKGVLSNGLVSVYELDYGKHELVSCTQLRPLIKEFRQLPFQGITAQLAGLKPRQWSEEASIVFRNHVEKKPLVAQLEAVQEATNPWDRKLVVFLVDTSQEERDIWVHDIMAEFADEVTNKL